The proteins below are encoded in one region of Clostridium estertheticum:
- a CDS encoding methyl-accepting chemotaxis protein produces the protein MIRSRENKEVEETLFNISEGDLTKSYDEKSIRKSNLKKNLNNVVFKFRGLISQIITLTDKTINSTEELKNDADEIKTSSKENSSMINNISKDMEKQMSLIEEAKNYSNEVSNMAILIEGKAENIKKMEGENLKTLGDSYDNLEVLINKIEQTASSNITTNEKVKSLEEKSYLIQSIADEVSKISGNTNLLALNASIEAARAGEYGKGFAVVADEIRKLAENSTLQAKQIADIINDVKADIRDISSRMESDVKEIKGYIEVSKLTQSNLNDLKLQTNNSYEAFVGIGENIVEQVNKIEKIDEAVKEVFSTFESLFSATSEISAASEEQYKITENTFDRINELQKMNHDIKQYTDSFAKNYKIDNEKKLYIDNGIASLKEIAKLSALGTMEYSKATPVLLEQLKKHPYFELLGLVQKDGLRKAITLDYKEEQVYANFAHRPYFKQSIVGKDFISEPYISIDTNNYCIAISVPVKNDKGEILGIIIADLKL, from the coding sequence ATGATAAGGAGTCGGGAAAATAAAGAAGTTGAGGAAACATTGTTTAATATTTCTGAAGGGGACCTTACAAAGTCGTATGATGAAAAAAGTATTCGTAAAAGTAATTTGAAAAAAAATTTGAATAATGTAGTTTTTAAATTCAGAGGATTAATATCTCAAATAATAACACTTACGGATAAAACAATTAATTCTACAGAGGAATTAAAAAACGATGCAGATGAAATTAAAACCTCAAGTAAAGAAAATTCTTCAATGATAAATAATATATCTAAAGATATGGAAAAGCAAATGTCACTAATTGAGGAGGCTAAAAATTATTCTAATGAGGTAAGCAATATGGCTATTTTAATCGAGGGAAAGGCAGAAAATATAAAAAAAATGGAAGGGGAGAATCTAAAAACTTTGGGGGATAGTTATGATAATCTTGAAGTTCTAATTAATAAAATCGAACAAACGGCTAGTTCGAATATAACTACAAATGAAAAGGTCAAAAGTTTAGAGGAAAAGAGTTACCTTATTCAAAGTATAGCGGATGAAGTAAGTAAAATAAGTGGAAACACTAATTTATTAGCTTTAAATGCATCTATCGAAGCGGCAAGAGCTGGAGAATATGGTAAAGGGTTTGCTGTGGTAGCAGATGAAATAAGAAAACTAGCAGAAAATTCAACTCTGCAAGCAAAACAAATTGCAGACATAATTAATGATGTAAAAGCTGACATTAGGGACATTTCCTCAAGAATGGAATCTGATGTAAAAGAAATAAAAGGATATATTGAGGTTTCAAAGCTTACTCAATCAAACCTCAATGATTTGAAACTACAGACTAATAATTCCTATGAAGCATTTGTAGGAATAGGTGAAAACATTGTGGAACAAGTTAATAAAATAGAGAAAATAGATGAGGCAGTTAAAGAAGTATTTTCAACATTTGAAAGCTTATTTTCAGCTACTTCCGAAATCTCTGCAGCTTCAGAGGAACAGTACAAAATTACTGAAAACACATTCGACAGAATAAATGAGTTACAAAAGATGAATCACGACATAAAACAATACACAGATTCTTTTGCCAAAAATTATAAAATAGACAATGAGAAAAAATTGTATATAGATAATGGGATTGCAAGTTTGAAGGAAATAGCTAAGTTGTCAGCTTTGGGAACTATGGAATATTCAAAGGCAACTCCTGTATTACTAGAACAACTTAAAAAACATCCATATTTTGAATTACTTGGCCTTGTACAGAAAGATGGTCTTAGAAAAGCAATTACTTTAGATTATAAAGAAGAACAGGTATATGCAAATTTTGCTCATAGACCTTATTTTAAACAATCTATTGTTGGTAAGGACTTTATATCAGAACCATACATATCTATTGATACCAATAATTATTGCATTGCAATCTCTGTACCAGTTAAGAACGATAAAGGTGAAATTTTAGGAATAATAATAGCAGATCTTAAATTATAA
- a CDS encoding NifB/NifX family molybdenum-iron cluster-binding protein: protein MSIKIAVGSSDGFVIDQHFGSGKLFYIFEILDEGNYKLIEKREVQTEVVRLVVKSCSDNENTGCNSRSNSGCVSGCGSGGHDEPGLFEKINLIADCHSVLVNQVGKGAEKLLLKNGISVFEAKGSIEKAVSKLYIYYKRTKELL from the coding sequence ATGTCGATTAAGATAGCTGTAGGCAGTAGCGATGGATTTGTTATAGATCAACATTTTGGTAGTGGTAAATTATTTTATATATTTGAGATTCTAGATGAGGGTAATTATAAATTGATTGAGAAAAGAGAAGTTCAAACTGAAGTTGTGAGACTTGTAGTAAAATCATGTAGTGATAACGAAAACACAGGATGCAATAGTAGGTCAAATTCAGGGTGTGTCTCAGGATGTGGTTCTGGTGGGCATGACGAACCTGGCTTGTTTGAAAAAATAAATTTGATTGCAGATTGCCATTCTGTTTTAGTAAATCAAGTTGGCAAAGGGGCTGAAAAACTATTGCTTAAAAATGGCATAAGTGTTTTTGAAGCTAAAGGTTCTATTGAAAAAGCAGTTTCAAAATTATATATTTATTATAAACGTACAAAGGAATTATTATAA
- a CDS encoding pyridoxamine 5'-phosphate oxidase family protein, whose amino-acid sequence MSNIINDSEWYIERSQLGILATTGKDNIPQVRVIRGFANDGVNLYFTTNKDTEKVRNINENPNVTLFFQNEGQDFGSFTNLSITGIAKVIDNREELNKAVDAISVRYPGLKKVADDNELDISGTLIYKIDAKSVKFLDCEKSEIAEVVNL is encoded by the coding sequence ATGAGCAATATTATTAATGATTCGGAATGGTACATTGAAAGGTCACAATTAGGGATATTAGCTACTACAGGAAAGGACAATATTCCACAAGTAAGAGTAATAAGAGGATTTGCTAACGATGGTGTTAATCTTTATTTTACAACTAATAAAGATACAGAGAAGGTTAGAAACATCAATGAAAATCCTAATGTTACACTATTTTTCCAAAATGAGGGTCAAGATTTTGGATCATTCACAAATCTTTCTATAACTGGTATTGCAAAAGTGATCGACAACAGAGAAGAGCTTAATAAAGCAGTTGATGCAATAAGTGTGCGTTACCCTGGTCTTAAGAAAGTTGCAGATGATAATGAACTCGATATTTCGGGGACATTAATTTATAAGATTGATGCAAAATCTGTAAAGTTTTTAGATTGTGAAAAGAGTGAAATAGCAGAGGTTGTAAACCTATAA
- a CDS encoding nitrogenase component 1, with the protein MSIITESPRGNCALGGVNAVLSAINHVVPIYHAGPGCCMQTTAGEAGQAGGRSPFYVSGVSTPCTNMLERDVIFGGEDHLRETIEGAIEIFEADAFFVLSGCTSGIIGDDIKSVTGEFFKKGIPVYPIETPGFLGESYRGYEIAFDALLEHIVKPAKRQEKLVNLFGIMPYHDPFWEGNFEELTRILEKLGLEVNTFFTRHQGIDDIRNSSAAALNIIISPWLLKSAAKQYKQKFNVPYLRWSGLPIGASDSSAFIRAVSKELGIEKRGEQVIAQEEDYIYSYLETAIGAMSWKQFAVVGDANTVVGITRYLANDYSFTPIVAIITDPIFRPEDFERIQDQLTRLEYARAPKIIFETDQWKIKKELEKHEEITLIVGSTKEREFALERDIQCSVISYPITDRLIFNRTYAGYKGSLTLIEDLYDNL; encoded by the coding sequence ATGTCAATAATTACTGAAAGTCCTCGTGGAAATTGTGCTTTAGGAGGTGTTAATGCAGTTTTATCAGCAATAAATCATGTTGTTCCCATATATCATGCTGGACCAGGGTGTTGCATGCAGACAACAGCAGGTGAGGCAGGTCAGGCAGGGGGGCGTTCACCATTTTATGTTTCTGGCGTATCAACGCCTTGTACAAATATGCTTGAAAGGGACGTGATTTTTGGAGGTGAGGATCACTTGAGGGAAACCATAGAGGGTGCAATTGAAATATTTGAAGCAGATGCTTTTTTTGTTCTATCTGGTTGTACCTCAGGTATAATAGGTGACGATATAAAGAGTGTCACGGGGGAATTTTTTAAAAAAGGTATTCCTGTATATCCAATCGAAACACCAGGTTTCCTTGGAGAAAGCTACAGAGGGTATGAAATTGCATTTGATGCACTTTTAGAACATATTGTAAAACCTGCCAAGCGTCAGGAAAAGCTTGTTAATCTATTTGGAATTATGCCATATCATGATCCGTTTTGGGAGGGGAATTTCGAAGAACTTACAAGAATTCTTGAAAAGCTAGGATTGGAGGTTAATACATTTTTTACTCGTCATCAAGGTATTGATGATATTCGAAATTCTTCAGCAGCAGCCCTTAACATCATCATTTCACCCTGGCTTTTAAAAAGTGCTGCAAAACAATATAAACAGAAATTTAATGTACCGTATTTAAGATGGTCAGGATTACCAATAGGTGCAAGTGATTCCTCAGCATTTATTCGTGCTGTGTCTAAAGAACTAGGTATTGAAAAGCGTGGTGAGCAGGTAATAGCGCAGGAAGAAGATTATATTTACAGTTATCTTGAAACAGCTATTGGGGCAATGAGTTGGAAACAATTTGCTGTGGTTGGAGATGCAAATACTGTAGTGGGAATTACTAGGTACCTTGCCAATGACTATAGTTTCACTCCAATTGTTGCTATAATTACAGATCCTATATTTCGTCCGGAAGACTTTGAACGTATACAAGATCAGCTTACAAGGCTAGAGTATGCACGGGCACCCAAGATAATTTTTGAAACAGATCAGTGGAAAATTAAAAAAGAATTAGAAAAACATGAAGAGATAACTTTAATAGTAGGAAGTACTAAGGAAAGAGAATTTGCATTGGAAAGGGATATTCAATGTAGCGTTATTTCATATCCAATTACCGACCGGCTTATTTTTAATAGAACATATGCAGGATACAAAGGAAGTCTTACATTAATAGAGGATTTATATGACAACTTATAA
- a CDS encoding nitrogenase component 1 — translation MAINLDVAEAQTRENRLGSITGYCGSLKDASKKIGCGNLCNGERCFNQGTLCNAGCAQGTVSGIIDAVQVNHAPIGCTAGAIGGNSVYKAMIREQGINERNIVFVSTNMNERDTIFGATQKLKDTVIETYERYKPKAIFVSTSCVSGVIGEDITSAVDELTDELPIPVIPVFCEGFKTKIWASGFDAAFHAILTGIVKPPEKKTNIINFINFFGSERKKITEIFANFGVEPLFIPRGVTVERLSKISESLATVSICGTLGTYLGNGLEEQYGVPYVRTLHPHGIAGYEAWIRGLGKAIGKETEVEEYIAKERIRIAPELEEVKKKLKGIKAVIGMGPGFTLNYIRVLDEIGIKVLWASAWHLDPQYDHGKEADEYKYLTENLAEDVPFSVSDQQNYEVMNILHNLKPDIYLSRHPGTTVWAMKQGTASIFVGDEFTAFGYDGLINFAYQILDAVTNRSLANSLRDHSKLPYTDWWLKQQHSLFLKTEEEKANV, via the coding sequence ATGGCAATAAATCTTGATGTAGCTGAGGCTCAAACAAGGGAAAATCGCTTAGGATCAATTACAGGTTATTGTGGAAGTTTAAAGGATGCAAGTAAAAAAATTGGATGTGGCAATTTGTGTAACGGAGAAAGGTGTTTCAATCAAGGTACACTTTGTAATGCCGGTTGTGCTCAAGGTACTGTGTCTGGAATTATAGATGCTGTTCAAGTAAATCATGCACCTATTGGTTGTACAGCAGGAGCAATAGGCGGTAATAGCGTTTATAAAGCAATGATTAGAGAACAAGGAATAAATGAACGCAATATTGTTTTTGTAAGTACTAATATGAACGAGAGGGATACCATTTTTGGAGCAACCCAAAAACTTAAGGATACCGTAATTGAAACATATGAGAGGTATAAACCAAAAGCAATCTTTGTTTCAACCTCATGTGTTTCAGGGGTTATAGGAGAAGACATTACAAGCGCAGTTGATGAACTTACCGATGAATTGCCTATTCCTGTAATACCAGTATTTTGTGAAGGATTTAAAACTAAAATATGGGCTTCTGGATTTGATGCCGCATTCCATGCAATACTTACTGGAATTGTTAAACCACCCGAGAAAAAAACAAATATAATTAACTTTATAAATTTCTTTGGTAGTGAGAGGAAGAAAATAACTGAAATATTTGCAAACTTTGGTGTAGAGCCTTTGTTTATTCCTCGTGGGGTAACTGTTGAAAGGCTTTCAAAAATATCTGAATCATTAGCGACAGTATCTATATGTGGTACTCTTGGAACTTATCTCGGTAATGGGCTTGAAGAACAATATGGAGTTCCTTATGTACGAACACTTCATCCACATGGAATAGCAGGATATGAAGCTTGGATAAGAGGGCTAGGGAAAGCAATAGGGAAAGAGACGGAGGTAGAGGAATATATAGCAAAAGAACGCATAAGAATTGCTCCAGAGCTGGAGGAAGTAAAGAAAAAATTAAAAGGTATAAAAGCTGTTATTGGTATGGGACCAGGATTTACTTTAAATTATATTCGCGTACTTGATGAGATTGGTATTAAAGTGTTATGGGCATCAGCTTGGCATTTAGATCCGCAGTATGATCATGGTAAAGAAGCGGATGAATACAAGTATTTAACTGAAAACTTGGCAGAAGATGTACCATTTAGTGTTAGTGATCAGCAAAATTATGAGGTAATGAACATTCTTCATAACTTAAAACCTGATATATATTTATCTCGTCATCCAGGTACAACTGTTTGGGCTATGAAACAAGGAACAGCTTCAATATTTGTAGGAGATGAGTTTACAGCATTTGGTTATGATGGTCTTATAAATTTTGCATATCAAATTTTAGATGCAGTTACAAATAGAAGTCTTGCAAATAGTTTAAGAGATCACTCTAAATTACCATATACAGATTGGTGGTTAAAACAGCAACATTCATTATTTCTTAAAACAGAGGAGGAAAAAGCAAATGTCTAA
- the nifH gene encoding nitrogenase iron protein produces MAKKIKQIAIYGKGGIGKSTTTSNISAALSKQGYKVLQFGCDPKSDSTNTLRGGDYIPTVLDTLREKNSVKAQDVLFRGFNGIYCVEAGGPAPGVGCAGRGIITAVQLFKQQRVFEELDLDYVIYDVLGDVVCGGFAVPIREGIAEHVFTVSSSDFMSVYASNNLFKGIQKYSKSGGALLGGIIANSINSPYAKDIVDDFARVTNTKIMEYVPRSITVTQSELHGKTTIENAPNSEQAKIYNRLATKINEHVESRTPSPLGVQELRDWASQWADKLLDLEKGALLTQTVGNL; encoded by the coding sequence ATGGCTAAGAAAATTAAACAAATTGCAATATATGGTAAGGGCGGTATAGGCAAGTCAACTACAACTTCAAATATTAGTGCAGCATTATCAAAACAAGGTTATAAGGTTTTACAATTTGGTTGTGACCCTAAAAGTGATTCTACAAATACATTAAGGGGTGGGGATTATATTCCTACAGTACTCGATACCCTAAGAGAGAAAAATTCAGTGAAGGCGCAAGATGTATTATTTAGAGGCTTTAATGGAATTTATTGCGTAGAGGCAGGTGGACCAGCTCCAGGAGTTGGTTGTGCAGGACGTGGAATAATAACTGCAGTTCAATTATTTAAACAGCAAAGGGTATTTGAAGAACTTGATTTAGACTATGTTATATATGACGTTTTGGGGGATGTTGTTTGCGGAGGGTTTGCAGTTCCAATAAGAGAAGGAATAGCAGAACATGTATTTACAGTGTCATCATCAGATTTCATGTCAGTATATGCATCAAACAATCTATTTAAGGGGATTCAAAAATATTCCAAGTCAGGCGGAGCATTGCTTGGAGGTATAATAGCTAATTCAATTAATTCTCCTTATGCTAAGGACATAGTTGACGATTTTGCAAGAGTAACTAATACAAAAATAATGGAATATGTACCTAGATCTATTACAGTAACTCAAAGTGAACTTCATGGTAAAACTACAATTGAGAATGCTCCAAACTCAGAACAAGCTAAAATTTATAATAGGCTTGCAACGAAAATTAATGAGCATGTAGAGTCAAGAACTCCATCTCCACTTGGTGTGCAGGAACTAAGAGACTGGGCATCACAATGGGCAGATAAACTGCTCGATCTAGAAAAAGGTGCATTACTAACTCAAACAGTTGGAAACTTATAG
- a CDS encoding amino acid ABC transporter ATP-binding protein produces the protein MIEVKGIHKAFGKNEVLKGVDIQVKKGEVVVILGPSGSGKTTLLRCINFLEKADEGEITVGETKVKFKHATKKEILCIRRKTAMVFQTYNLFNNKTVLENVKEGLITARKVPKKEAEEISRKMLDKVGLTDKYDAYPSQISGGQQQRVGIARALALNPEVILFDEPTSALDPELVGEVLSVMKKVAKEGITMVVVTHEMSFAYDIASRVIFMEGGVVVEEGTPKDIFQNPKEERTKQFLKRIVPDWNYNI, from the coding sequence TTGATAGAAGTAAAAGGTATACACAAAGCCTTCGGTAAAAATGAAGTTCTAAAAGGTGTTGATATTCAAGTTAAGAAAGGAGAAGTTGTAGTAATATTAGGACCTAGTGGCTCTGGAAAAACTACACTCTTAAGATGCATTAATTTTCTAGAAAAAGCAGATGAGGGAGAAATAACCGTAGGTGAAACTAAAGTCAAATTTAAACATGCAACTAAGAAAGAAATATTGTGTATACGCAGAAAGACAGCTATGGTATTTCAAACATATAACCTTTTTAATAATAAAACAGTTCTTGAAAATGTAAAGGAAGGCTTAATAACTGCTAGAAAAGTTCCTAAAAAAGAAGCTGAGGAAATAAGCAGAAAAATGCTTGATAAGGTAGGTCTTACAGATAAATACGATGCATATCCATCGCAAATTTCAGGAGGTCAGCAGCAACGTGTTGGTATAGCTCGTGCACTTGCTCTGAATCCTGAAGTAATTCTTTTTGATGAACCGACATCAGCACTAGACCCTGAACTAGTAGGTGAAGTTCTTTCGGTAATGAAGAAGGTGGCAAAAGAAGGAATTACAATGGTAGTGGTTACTCATGAAATGTCTTTTGCCTATGATATTGCAAGCAGAGTGATATTTATGGAAGGGGGTGTGGTAGTTGAAGAAGGGACACCTAAGGATATATTTCAGAATCCAAAGGAGGAACGAACAAAGCAATTTTTAAAAAGAATAGTTCCTGATTGGAATTATAATATTTAA
- a CDS encoding nitrogenase component 1 — MSNILDQPRYVCALGASQTVQVIERAVPILHAGPGCGTKLAAALATSNGGQSSGYISPQIYPSTNISEKEVIFGGEDKLKETIENSLKVLDADFFVVLSGCVTEIVGDDVREVVRGFKGSKKPVIYAETAGFKGNNIMGHELVVQAIIEQYLKPAPVIEKLVNIWATVPVYDPFWYGNLKQLGILLSEIGLIPNVIFGPGNGAKALDKIPRATFNLLVSPWVGLKNIKTLEEKFGTPYLHYPVLPIGAYETGEFLRTVGKFAGVDPNLIESVIKKHEDEFYYFIERIADILLETREVGRRFVIIADSNYALAASRFLVNDMGLFPSKLYIVEDTPEEYQDLVREQFKNYKYGISAEAEFTTDGGKIHEELRNTHFPGRPIVLGSNWDKTIAKELNGHYVGISMPVTERLILDRSYVGYQGGLRLLEDIYSVVLEYAI, encoded by the coding sequence ATGTCTAATATTTTAGATCAACCAAGATATGTGTGCGCTCTGGGTGCATCACAAACGGTGCAAGTTATAGAACGTGCAGTGCCAATTCTTCATGCAGGGCCTGGTTGTGGTACAAAGCTCGCAGCAGCTCTTGCAACTTCAAATGGAGGACAATCTTCAGGATATATATCGCCTCAAATATATCCATCAACTAATATAAGTGAAAAAGAGGTTATATTCGGAGGGGAGGATAAACTAAAAGAGACAATAGAAAATTCTCTTAAAGTATTAGACGCAGATTTTTTTGTGGTTTTAAGTGGGTGTGTTACAGAAATTGTAGGTGATGATGTACGTGAAGTAGTGAGAGGATTTAAAGGGAGCAAAAAGCCCGTAATATATGCTGAAACCGCAGGTTTCAAAGGAAATAATATAATGGGACATGAGCTTGTAGTGCAAGCTATTATTGAACAATATCTAAAGCCAGCACCTGTTATAGAGAAATTAGTAAATATATGGGCTACAGTTCCGGTATATGATCCATTTTGGTATGGTAATTTAAAACAATTAGGAATATTACTTTCTGAGATAGGATTAATACCAAATGTTATTTTTGGACCTGGAAATGGTGCAAAGGCTTTAGATAAAATACCGAGGGCCACTTTTAATTTACTTGTATCACCTTGGGTTGGACTTAAAAATATTAAGACTTTAGAAGAAAAGTTTGGAACGCCATATTTGCATTATCCGGTACTTCCAATTGGTGCATATGAAACAGGGGAATTCTTAAGAACTGTTGGAAAATTTGCTGGAGTTGATCCTAATTTAATTGAATCGGTTATTAAAAAACATGAAGATGAATTTTATTATTTTATTGAACGTATAGCAGATATATTACTTGAGACCAGGGAAGTTGGAAGAAGGTTTGTAATAATTGCTGATAGTAATTACGCATTAGCGGCTTCAAGATTTCTTGTTAATGATATGGGATTATTTCCATCCAAGTTATATATTGTTGAAGATACACCAGAGGAATATCAAGATTTAGTAAGAGAACAATTTAAAAATTATAAGTATGGAATTAGTGCAGAGGCTGAATTCACAACTGATGGTGGTAAAATTCATGAAGAACTAAGGAATACTCATTTTCCGGGTAGGCCAATAGTGTTAGGAAGTAATTGGGATAAAACTATTGCTAAAGAATTAAATGGTCATTATGTTGGAATATCAATGCCAGTAACTGAACGATTGATATTAGATCGTTCTTACGTAGGTTATCAAGGCGGATTAAGATTATTAGAAGATATATATTCAGTAGTTTTAGAGTATGCAATATAG
- a CDS encoding amino acid ABC transporter permease — translation MEFNFDFMLVALKAAIKFLPVSLVLAFIPLLVGIVLGTFIAIARVFKVKVLWKVCQIYVVIIKGIPVVLLLLIMYFGLIQGFDGLAVLFHLRIRSKDINLIYIAIIAFSINAIATISEIIRGGLMSVDKGQYEASYSVGMTKTQTLWRIVLPQIFPVAVPMLCNSFIGLFKGSSVAFLISVTDVMNGALITATGNYLFLEAYVAAAIVYWVVCIIIERGSCILENHLKKYSRGVAL, via the coding sequence ATGGAATTTAATTTTGACTTTATGCTTGTGGCTTTAAAAGCGGCAATTAAATTTTTACCAGTTTCACTTGTACTTGCTTTTATACCACTTCTAGTAGGAATTGTTTTAGGGACTTTTATTGCAATAGCAAGAGTATTCAAAGTTAAAGTCCTTTGGAAGGTATGTCAGATTTATGTTGTAATTATTAAAGGCATACCGGTTGTATTATTACTTTTAATTATGTATTTTGGGCTAATACAGGGGTTTGATGGACTTGCTGTGTTATTCCATTTACGAATACGGTCTAAGGATATAAATCTTATTTATATAGCAATTATAGCATTCTCAATAAATGCAATTGCAACTATATCCGAAATAATACGAGGAGGACTTATGTCAGTGGATAAAGGACAGTATGAAGCTTCATATTCAGTAGGAATGACAAAAACTCAGACATTGTGGAGGATTGTACTTCCACAAATATTTCCTGTAGCAGTGCCGATGTTATGTAATAGTTTTATAGGTCTTTTTAAAGGCTCATCAGTAGCATTTTTGATATCTGTGACAGATGTAATGAATGGCGCACTAATCACAGCAACAGGAAACTATTTGTTTTTAGAAGCATATGTTGCAGCTGCAATAGTCTATTGGGTAGTATGCATAATAATAGAAAGAGGTTCATGCATACTAGAAAATCATTTAAAAAAATATAGTAGGGGGGTAGCACTTTGA
- a CDS encoding nitrogenase component 1, which yields MSNDYTGIRESRPFTYNDCGGNSKELAEKFRKKCFKMADRSFSQGLQCQQINSMAALMSMEDSVFVVHSPQGCAGCASMANDLYQVGQAHRGVKSIKNVKMIVTNLDEIDIVQGGEKKLREAIILAYERYSPKLIFIFASCASGIIGDDIDGVSSELQKELNTILVPIHCEGFKTKVCASGFDTAFISIAKYIFDGKKVPKEKGLINLFAPTTVSYKDQIEIERMLSILDLHANYIPFYSSLEKIKKIPAAEGSTAICKVFADEFMKTLEKDFDIPFSHTVMPIGVRNTDIWLRGVAALVGKEKEAELHIEREHKRVLPLIKNIRNRLCGKRVFICGGSGRSFAAAALIDDFGMKLVGLETPTYDDDAQMDIEYLNSIHGDYVIDIANMQPFEQINLVKKLKPDVFIGVPVWAARLGIPTTHVLDMKRPTMGYDGILYLGNKIANQIENPGFNKKLARHARLPYKESWYEKDAFKFIKQIE from the coding sequence ATGAGCAATGATTATACAGGAATCAGGGAAAGTAGGCCATTCACATATAATGATTGTGGTGGCAATAGTAAAGAACTTGCAGAAAAATTCAGAAAAAAATGTTTTAAGATGGCAGATAGAAGCTTTAGTCAAGGATTACAATGTCAGCAGATTAATAGTATGGCGGCTTTAATGTCAATGGAAGATTCTGTGTTTGTAGTTCATTCACCTCAAGGTTGTGCTGGATGTGCATCAATGGCAAATGATCTATATCAGGTAGGTCAGGCACATAGGGGGGTGAAATCAATAAAAAATGTTAAGATGATAGTTACAAATTTAGATGAGATAGATATTGTTCAGGGCGGAGAAAAAAAGCTTAGGGAGGCTATAATTTTAGCATACGAGCGTTATAGTCCAAAACTGATTTTTATTTTTGCATCTTGTGCATCTGGAATTATTGGTGATGATATCGATGGGGTTTCATCTGAACTACAAAAGGAATTAAACACAATTTTAGTGCCCATTCATTGTGAAGGATTTAAAACCAAAGTTTGTGCTTCTGGATTTGATACTGCATTTATATCTATAGCAAAATATATATTTGACGGTAAAAAAGTTCCAAAAGAAAAGGGCTTAATTAATTTATTTGCACCAACAACTGTAAGTTACAAGGATCAGATTGAAATTGAACGTATGCTTTCTATATTGGATCTTCACGCTAATTATATTCCATTTTATAGTTCACTTGAAAAAATAAAAAAAATACCAGCAGCGGAGGGTTCAACAGCTATTTGCAAAGTATTTGCAGATGAATTTATGAAGACATTAGAAAAAGATTTTGATATTCCTTTTTCACATACGGTAATGCCTATAGGTGTTCGTAATACAGATATATGGCTTAGGGGAGTTGCAGCACTTGTTGGCAAAGAAAAGGAAGCGGAATTGCATATTGAAAGAGAGCATAAACGTGTATTACCATTAATCAAAAATATAAGGAATCGCCTTTGTGGGAAAAGGGTGTTTATATGTGGTGGGAGTGGACGATCGTTTGCAGCAGCGGCTCTGATTGATGATTTTGGAATGAAGCTAGTTGGTCTTGAAACACCTACTTATGATGATGATGCTCAAATGGATATAGAGTATCTAAACAGTATCCATGGTGATTATGTAATAGATATTGCTAATATGCAGCCTTTCGAGCAGATAAACCTTGTTAAAAAACTAAAACCAGATGTATTTATTGGTGTGCCTGTCTGGGCAGCGAGGCTTGGAATACCTACAACTCACGTTTTAGATATGAAAAGACCCACGATGGGATACGATGGGATACTGTATCTGGGAAATAAAATCGCAAATCAGATAGAAAATCCAGGGTTTAATAAAAAACTTGCTAGACATGCACGATTACCTTACAAAGAGTCATGGTATGAGAAGGATGCTTTTAAATTTATCAAACAGATTGAGTAG